From the Mercenaria mercenaria strain notata unplaced genomic scaffold, MADL_Memer_1 contig_2105, whole genome shotgun sequence genome, one window contains:
- the LOC128552175 gene encoding uncharacterized protein LOC128552175, with protein MDIQLFLLVNDISRLDNEEKALEALMIVNTFVVFTGMMQPQNIWTDLASDEKHLYITDSTNDEKFLNGTEHFLNLSCQNSRSDCGISMYLNKSRCYKCAYICGRVKNTLSQFCLNTCPYFDCHLDMPKDCHCDMSDCEKSSTDPLLFQLVIVLFTVIVMVLGVPLTLMMCKYFEAYKVQSTDNPNFNPASFFYDPG; from the exons ATGGATATACAACTGTTCTTATTAGTAAATGATATATCACGTTTAGACAACGAGGAGAAAGCTTTGGAAGCTCTAATGATAGTAAACACATTTGTTGTATTTACTGGAATGATGCAACCGCAAAATATTTGGACAGATTTGGCCTCAGATGAAAAACACTTATATATAACTGACAGCACAAATGATGAAAAATTCCTTAATGGGACAGAACACTTCCTGAATTTATCTTGTCAAA ATTCAAGATCGGATTGTGGAATAAGTATGTATCTGAACAAGAGCAGATGCTACAAATGTGCGTACATTTGTGGACGGGTCAAGAACACCTTGAGTCAGTTCTGCCTAAATACCTGCCCAT ATTTCGATTGTCACCTTGATATGCCAAAAGATTGCCACTGTGATATGTCAGATTGTGAGAAAAGTTCCACGGACCCGTTGTTATTTCAGCTGGTAATCGTGTTGTTCACCGTTATAGTAATGGTACTTGGTGTACCTTTAACGTTGATGATGTGCAAATACTTCGAAGCATATAAGGTACAGTCTACAGATAATCCAAATTTTAATCCAGCTTCATTTTTTTACGATCCCGGATGa